The following proteins are co-located in the Syngnathus scovelli strain Florida chromosome 5, RoL_Ssco_1.2, whole genome shotgun sequence genome:
- the LOC125969044 gene encoding caspase-6 isoform X3: MQRRKRTATVAMDHTTVTDSKNLCVQNLTETDAFRSECLLDPAEEYKMEYKRRGQALIFNQERFFWRLGMNDRHGTDTDCYNLQIRLKQLNFEVKVYENYKNEEVLEIIHKAAEDNHSDADCFVLVFLSHGEDEHVYTYDGKISIQHITSLFKGDQCPSLVGKPKIFVWQACRGDKHDEPVLPCDAVDSEVKTSEVVVDASAVHTLPAGADFIMCYSVAEGYYSHRDTVNGSWYIQDLCELLRKYGDSLEFTELLTLVNRMVSARSVLGSKDRDSIGKKQVPCFASMLTKKLYFRPKK, from the exons ATGCAGAGAAGGAAACGCA CAGCGACTGTTGCCATGGACCATACGACCGTCACAGACAGCAAGA ATCTATGTGTCCAGAATCTTACGGAGACGGATGCCTTCAGAAG CGAATGCCTTTTGGACCCCGCCGAGGAATACAAGATGGAATACAAACGACGAGGCCAGGCGCTCATTTTTAATCAGGAACGCTTCTTCTGGCGCCTCGGCATGAACGACCGGCACGGCACCGACACTGACTGCTACAACCTGCAGATCAG GCTGAAGCAACTCAACTTTGAGGTGAAAGTTTACGAAAACTACAAAAACGAGGAAGTCCTGGAGATAATCCATAAAG CCGCCGAGGATAACCACTCGGATGCCGATTGCTTCGTGCTCGTTTTTCTGAGCCACGGCGAAGACGAGCACGTGTACACCTACGACGGCAAGATCAGCATCCAGCACATCACGTCGCTCTTCAAAGGAGATCAGTGCCCAAGCCTGGTCGGGAAGCCCAAAATCTTCGTTTGGCAG GCGTGTCGCGGGGACAAACACGATGAACCCGTGCTACCTTGTGACGCCGTGGACAGCGAGGTGAAGACCAGCGAGGTGGTTGTCGACGCCAGCGCTGTTCACACGCTGCCGGCAGGAGCCGATTTCATCATGTGCTACTCGGTGGCGGAAG GTTACTACTCGCATCGCGATACGGTGAATGGCTCGTGGTACATTCAGGACCTGTGCGAGCTGTTGAGGAAGTACGGCGACTCTCTGGAATTCACCGAACTCCTGACGCTCGTCAACCGCATGGTATCGGCCAGGAGCGTTTTGGGTAGCAAGGACAGGGATTCCATCGGCAAAAAGCAGGTGCCCTGCTTCGCCTCCATGCTCACCAAAAAGCTCTACTTCCGCCCCAAAAAGTAA
- the LOC125969044 gene encoding caspase-6 isoform X4, protein MQRRKRTTVAMDHTTVTDSKNLCVQNLTETDAFRSECLLDPAEEYKMEYKRRGQALIFNQERFFWRLGMNDRHGTDTDCYNLQIRLKQLNFEVKVYENYKNEEVLEIIHKAAEDNHSDADCFVLVFLSHGEDEHVYTYDGKISIQHITSLFKGDQCPSLVGKPKIFVWQACRGDKHDEPVLPCDAVDSEVKTSEVVVDASAVHTLPAGADFIMCYSVAEGYYSHRDTVNGSWYIQDLCELLRKYGDSLEFTELLTLVNRMVSARSVLGSKDRDSIGKKQVPCFASMLTKKLYFRPKK, encoded by the exons ATGCAGAGAAGGAAACGCA CGACTGTTGCCATGGACCATACGACCGTCACAGACAGCAAGA ATCTATGTGTCCAGAATCTTACGGAGACGGATGCCTTCAGAAG CGAATGCCTTTTGGACCCCGCCGAGGAATACAAGATGGAATACAAACGACGAGGCCAGGCGCTCATTTTTAATCAGGAACGCTTCTTCTGGCGCCTCGGCATGAACGACCGGCACGGCACCGACACTGACTGCTACAACCTGCAGATCAG GCTGAAGCAACTCAACTTTGAGGTGAAAGTTTACGAAAACTACAAAAACGAGGAAGTCCTGGAGATAATCCATAAAG CCGCCGAGGATAACCACTCGGATGCCGATTGCTTCGTGCTCGTTTTTCTGAGCCACGGCGAAGACGAGCACGTGTACACCTACGACGGCAAGATCAGCATCCAGCACATCACGTCGCTCTTCAAAGGAGATCAGTGCCCAAGCCTGGTCGGGAAGCCCAAAATCTTCGTTTGGCAG GCGTGTCGCGGGGACAAACACGATGAACCCGTGCTACCTTGTGACGCCGTGGACAGCGAGGTGAAGACCAGCGAGGTGGTTGTCGACGCCAGCGCTGTTCACACGCTGCCGGCAGGAGCCGATTTCATCATGTGCTACTCGGTGGCGGAAG GTTACTACTCGCATCGCGATACGGTGAATGGCTCGTGGTACATTCAGGACCTGTGCGAGCTGTTGAGGAAGTACGGCGACTCTCTGGAATTCACCGAACTCCTGACGCTCGTCAACCGCATGGTATCGGCCAGGAGCGTTTTGGGTAGCAAGGACAGGGATTCCATCGGCAAAAAGCAGGTGCCCTGCTTCGCCTCCATGCTCACCAAAAAGCTCTACTTCCGCCCCAAAAAGTAA
- the LOC125969044 gene encoding caspase-6 isoform X2, which translates to MSRIGERCCPATVAMDHTTVTDSKNLCVQNLTETDAFRSECLLDPAEEYKMEYKRRGQALIFNQERFFWRLGMNDRHGTDTDCYNLQIRLKQLNFEVKVYENYKNEEVLEIIHKAAEDNHSDADCFVLVFLSHGEDEHVYTYDGKISIQHITSLFKGDQCPSLVGKPKIFVWQACRGDKHDEPVLPCDAVDSEVKTSEVVVDASAVHTLPAGADFIMCYSVAEGYYSHRDTVNGSWYIQDLCELLRKYGDSLEFTELLTLVNRMVSARSVLGSKDRDSIGKKQVPCFASMLTKKLYFRPKK; encoded by the exons ATGTCCCGAATTGGAGAACGCTGTTGTCCAG CGACTGTTGCCATGGACCATACGACCGTCACAGACAGCAAGA ATCTATGTGTCCAGAATCTTACGGAGACGGATGCCTTCAGAAG CGAATGCCTTTTGGACCCCGCCGAGGAATACAAGATGGAATACAAACGACGAGGCCAGGCGCTCATTTTTAATCAGGAACGCTTCTTCTGGCGCCTCGGCATGAACGACCGGCACGGCACCGACACTGACTGCTACAACCTGCAGATCAG GCTGAAGCAACTCAACTTTGAGGTGAAAGTTTACGAAAACTACAAAAACGAGGAAGTCCTGGAGATAATCCATAAAG CCGCCGAGGATAACCACTCGGATGCCGATTGCTTCGTGCTCGTTTTTCTGAGCCACGGCGAAGACGAGCACGTGTACACCTACGACGGCAAGATCAGCATCCAGCACATCACGTCGCTCTTCAAAGGAGATCAGTGCCCAAGCCTGGTCGGGAAGCCCAAAATCTTCGTTTGGCAG GCGTGTCGCGGGGACAAACACGATGAACCCGTGCTACCTTGTGACGCCGTGGACAGCGAGGTGAAGACCAGCGAGGTGGTTGTCGACGCCAGCGCTGTTCACACGCTGCCGGCAGGAGCCGATTTCATCATGTGCTACTCGGTGGCGGAAG GTTACTACTCGCATCGCGATACGGTGAATGGCTCGTGGTACATTCAGGACCTGTGCGAGCTGTTGAGGAAGTACGGCGACTCTCTGGAATTCACCGAACTCCTGACGCTCGTCAACCGCATGGTATCGGCCAGGAGCGTTTTGGGTAGCAAGGACAGGGATTCCATCGGCAAAAAGCAGGTGCCCTGCTTCGCCTCCATGCTCACCAAAAAGCTCTACTTCCGCCCCAAAAAGTAA
- the LOC125969044 gene encoding caspase-6 isoform X1 — translation MSRIGERCCPAATVAMDHTTVTDSKNLCVQNLTETDAFRSECLLDPAEEYKMEYKRRGQALIFNQERFFWRLGMNDRHGTDTDCYNLQIRLKQLNFEVKVYENYKNEEVLEIIHKAAEDNHSDADCFVLVFLSHGEDEHVYTYDGKISIQHITSLFKGDQCPSLVGKPKIFVWQACRGDKHDEPVLPCDAVDSEVKTSEVVVDASAVHTLPAGADFIMCYSVAEGYYSHRDTVNGSWYIQDLCELLRKYGDSLEFTELLTLVNRMVSARSVLGSKDRDSIGKKQVPCFASMLTKKLYFRPKK, via the exons ATGTCCCGAATTGGAGAACGCTGTTGTCCAG CAGCGACTGTTGCCATGGACCATACGACCGTCACAGACAGCAAGA ATCTATGTGTCCAGAATCTTACGGAGACGGATGCCTTCAGAAG CGAATGCCTTTTGGACCCCGCCGAGGAATACAAGATGGAATACAAACGACGAGGCCAGGCGCTCATTTTTAATCAGGAACGCTTCTTCTGGCGCCTCGGCATGAACGACCGGCACGGCACCGACACTGACTGCTACAACCTGCAGATCAG GCTGAAGCAACTCAACTTTGAGGTGAAAGTTTACGAAAACTACAAAAACGAGGAAGTCCTGGAGATAATCCATAAAG CCGCCGAGGATAACCACTCGGATGCCGATTGCTTCGTGCTCGTTTTTCTGAGCCACGGCGAAGACGAGCACGTGTACACCTACGACGGCAAGATCAGCATCCAGCACATCACGTCGCTCTTCAAAGGAGATCAGTGCCCAAGCCTGGTCGGGAAGCCCAAAATCTTCGTTTGGCAG GCGTGTCGCGGGGACAAACACGATGAACCCGTGCTACCTTGTGACGCCGTGGACAGCGAGGTGAAGACCAGCGAGGTGGTTGTCGACGCCAGCGCTGTTCACACGCTGCCGGCAGGAGCCGATTTCATCATGTGCTACTCGGTGGCGGAAG GTTACTACTCGCATCGCGATACGGTGAATGGCTCGTGGTACATTCAGGACCTGTGCGAGCTGTTGAGGAAGTACGGCGACTCTCTGGAATTCACCGAACTCCTGACGCTCGTCAACCGCATGGTATCGGCCAGGAGCGTTTTGGGTAGCAAGGACAGGGATTCCATCGGCAAAAAGCAGGTGCCCTGCTTCGCCTCCATGCTCACCAAAAAGCTCTACTTCCGCCCCAAAAAGTAA
- the LOC125969041 gene encoding calcium uniporter protein, mitochondrial — protein sequence MASIVGKVAGRLWGLRLGARHPALKAHRPVICLHKVPLLGACQAVFCSTRPPPTEALLMYKHGRLALEVPLTCRSETCLFFLQPMLMTVGNLISELQREDPGATATVLSKDGERVAYTTLIEALLIDKHFKLVINNTVHNVHAPEKVCKSSEHALQLDDMKNVVHLLHTALHLPEHQLLQERQLLERLDSLKQELSPLEKMKAQLSHTAEMQTSRAVWTGLALLSVQGGALAWLTWWVYSWDVMEPVTYFVTYATSMGAFAYYVLTKEDYVYPGAKDRQFLQYFYKGASKKKFNVEKYNELKDELSQVEDDLKRLRNPTQLQLPIEQIQSKP from the exons ATGGCTTCGATAGTCGGCAAAGTTGCTGGGAGACTTTGGGGATTACGTCTCGGTGCTCGTCACCCCGCGTTGAAAGCTCACCGTCCGGTGATATGTCTTCACAAG GTGCCTCTGCTTGGAGCTTGTCAGGCTGTGTTCTGCAGCACACGCCCGCCCCCTACAG AAGCGTTGCTCATGTACAAGCACGGACGCTTGGCTTTGGAGGTGCCGCTGACGTGCAGGAGCGAGACGTGCCTTTTCTTTCTGCAGCCCATGCTGATGACGGTGGGCAACCTGATCAGCGAGCTGCAAAGAGAAGACCCCGGCGCCACAGCCACCGTGCTTTCCAAAG ATGGTGAACGTGTAGCCTACACCACGCTGATAGAAGCCCTCCTGATAGACAAGCACTTCAAACTGGTCATCAACAACACAGTTCACAATGTCCACGCACCTGAGAAAG TGTGCAAGTCCAGCGAGCACGCCCTGCAGctggacgacatgaagaacgtgGTGCATCTTCTGCACACGGCTCTACACCTGCCCGAGCATCAACTGCTTCAAGAGCGCCAGCTGCTGGAGAGACTGGACAGCCTCAAACAGGAGTTGTCCCCTCTGGAGAAG ATGAAAGCGCAGCTGTCCCACACGGCCGAGATGCAAACATCTAGGGCGGTTTGGACGGGCTTGGCGCTTTTGTCCGTGCAGGGCGGCGCCCTGGCCTGGCTCACATGGTGGGTGTACTCATGGGACGTCATGGAGCCCGTCACCTATTTTGTGACGTACGCCACTAGCATGGGGGCTTTCGCCTACTACGTCCTCACAAAGGAG GATTACGTCTACCCTGGTGCTAAAGATAGACAGTTCCTGCAATACTTCTACAAGGGAGCTAGCAAGAAGAAGTTCAATGTGGAAAAGTACAATGAACTTAAAGATGAGCTGTCTCAG GTGGAGGATGACCTGAAACGCCTGCGGAATCCGACACAGCTTCAACTCCCCATCGAGCAGATCCAGTCCAAGCCATGA